One genomic window of Candidatus Nitrospira inopinata includes the following:
- a CDS encoding DUF2934 domain-containing protein, with protein sequence MREKKTTKKTGSSKGRSSTAVAAAVSSKPIELPDGMWERIAKKAYELWEQRGRPDGDDLRDWFEAEAIVMEEIHEARE encoded by the coding sequence ATGCGCGAGAAGAAGACGACGAAGAAAACCGGTTCTTCGAAAGGGCGGTCGTCGACCGCCGTTGCCGCCGCCGTTTCGAGCAAACCGATTGAATTGCCGGACGGGATGTGGGAGCGAATCGCGAAAAAAGCTTACGAACTATGGGAGCAGCGGGGACGCCCGGACGGCGACGATCTCCGGGACTGGTTCGAGGCGGAAGCCATCGTGATGGAAGAAATCCATGAAGCTCGGGAGTGA